One window from the genome of Luteolibacter rhizosphaerae encodes:
- a CDS encoding prolyl oligopeptidase family serine peptidase, translating into MKTLLMLLSCALLTLPRGNAAESREWKTADGSKTIQAEYVSSKDGKVTIRRADNRKTFTIALDTLSKEDQDWVAKQMEGEGEAAAKADKSNPFAKLLTGEWQRTEGHGLSYRIFGARKLRGADETGYPLVIYLHGRNGDVMTPEQPGEARSFSEEDNYRKRECVIIAPQCTKEGSWDGKNADAVVEIINDLVKNLSIDKKRIYLTGYSMGGYGTFHLLAQEPRLFAAGVPIAGGGDPNKVSEYKKVPIWVFHGAKDEAVKPEQSRRMVEALEKEKAPVKFTEYDDGDHGIAGRVYSDVKMHEWLFEQHR; encoded by the coding sequence GTGAAAACCCTCCTCATGCTGCTATCTTGCGCCCTGCTGACGCTGCCTCGTGGAAACGCCGCCGAGTCCCGCGAGTGGAAGACCGCGGACGGCAGCAAGACCATCCAGGCCGAGTATGTGAGTTCGAAAGACGGGAAGGTGACCATCCGCCGCGCGGACAACCGCAAGACCTTCACCATCGCGCTCGATACGCTCTCGAAGGAAGACCAGGACTGGGTGGCCAAGCAGATGGAAGGGGAGGGCGAAGCCGCGGCCAAGGCGGACAAGAGCAATCCCTTCGCCAAGCTCCTTACCGGCGAATGGCAGCGCACGGAGGGCCACGGGCTTTCCTACCGGATCTTCGGTGCCCGCAAGCTGCGTGGTGCCGATGAGACCGGCTACCCGCTGGTGATCTACCTGCACGGGCGCAATGGCGATGTCATGACCCCGGAGCAGCCCGGCGAGGCACGCAGCTTTTCGGAGGAGGACAACTATCGGAAGCGCGAGTGCGTGATCATCGCCCCGCAATGCACCAAGGAAGGTTCATGGGATGGCAAGAACGCCGATGCGGTGGTGGAGATCATCAACGATCTGGTGAAGAACCTCTCGATTGACAAGAAGCGGATTTATCTCACCGGTTACTCGATGGGCGGTTACGGGACCTTCCACTTGCTCGCCCAGGAGCCGCGGCTTTTCGCCGCCGGGGTGCCGATCGCGGGGGGCGGGGATCCGAACAAGGTTTCCGAATACAAGAAGGTTCCGATCTGGGTATTCCACGGCGCGAAAGACGAAGCGGTGAAGCCCGAGCAGAGCCGCCGCATGGTCGAGGCGCTGGAGAAGGAGAAGGCACCGGTGAAGTTCACCGAGTATGACGACGGAGATCATGGCATCGCAGGCCGCGTTTACTCCGATGTCAAAATGCACGAGTGGCTATTCGAGCAGCACCGTTGA
- a CDS encoding tetratricopeptide repeat protein, translating into MKPIFRTLLLCLIPLSLLHAQEKEQEAPKLPHEVAFLNLPEAKRKDYEAKLTEARRLFGEKRVFEALDKAKEASAIFPDDPGLLNLTGACQVEFRNFDKAMADFKKADSLTPDNPEIVFNIAELEFVTKNWEEAERSFTRILVLIPDTDKLRFQLRRLGEFKLLLVKLKLDKAGEAATLAKKYDYLDDSPFPYYAEAAILFSEGKEVEAEAAMARAGRIFQDPSIISSWQDTMIEFGYIKGFFGGDEGK; encoded by the coding sequence ATGAAACCGATTTTCCGAACCCTGCTCCTCTGCCTGATCCCGCTGTCCCTGCTGCATGCGCAGGAAAAGGAGCAAGAAGCGCCCAAGCTGCCCCATGAGGTCGCCTTCCTGAACCTGCCGGAAGCCAAGCGCAAGGACTACGAAGCCAAGCTCACCGAAGCCCGCCGCCTCTTCGGCGAGAAGCGCGTCTTCGAGGCCCTCGACAAGGCCAAGGAAGCCTCGGCCATTTTCCCGGATGATCCCGGCCTGCTGAACCTCACCGGTGCTTGCCAGGTGGAGTTCCGCAACTTCGACAAGGCGATGGCCGACTTCAAGAAGGCCGATTCGCTCACCCCGGACAATCCCGAGATCGTCTTCAACATCGCCGAGCTCGAATTTGTCACCAAGAACTGGGAAGAAGCCGAGCGATCCTTCACCCGGATCTTGGTGCTCATCCCGGATACCGACAAGCTGCGCTTCCAGCTGCGCCGTCTCGGAGAGTTCAAGCTGCTTCTCGTGAAGCTGAAGCTCGATAAGGCAGGCGAGGCCGCCACCTTGGCGAAGAAGTACGATTACTTGGACGACTCCCCCTTCCCCTACTATGCGGAAGCGGCGATCCTGTTCTCCGAGGGCAAGGAGGTTGAGGCGGAAGCCGCCATGGCCCGCGCGGGACGGATCTTCCAGGATCCGAGCATCATCTCCAGCTGGCAGGACACGATGATCGAGTTCGGCTACATCAAAGGCTTCTTCGGCGGTGATGAGGGGAAGTGA
- a CDS encoding PQQ-dependent sugar dehydrogenase, translating to MVSLIPLVARGTKHRTARNAALIAVAMAAVSFSAPVSHAALSNPQPVILPSGMSVELKSWLTIPASSSSTPKARINHLKPCPGDSRLYCNDLRGKLWVIASTSATSASQFLDLSAHFPGFIHTPGLGTGFASFAFHPEFRQAGAPGFGKFYTAHSENAGSSVPDFVAPGTDDLSQMGIVTEWTMSNPAANSITTSPANFTKRELLRIGFPYNFHDVQEIEFDPTATPGEENYGCLFICFGDGGSIVLDQPGNIGRIDSPLGAIHRITPVLASGQSAANFTLSANGKYYIPSGATNTNPFVSAADPTPGDGFPVVRELYAYGFRNPHRISWDRGGSGKMFCGNIGESTIEEIEVVTKGTHHGWPQREGAYLFDHTDKTHVYPLPGSDPVPYVYPVSQYDHSEGRAAVAGGFVYRGSAIPGLKGYYVCGDIVSGDLLVLPESAMNLAPSTGTGDTPAPPKLLGVETNGVATSFRSMLGTSRADLRVGQDSAGELYLLSKQNGTIHRVLPDTTQGNTPPWGDHDDWAILGNMESGQLPAMSLSSTGSSVQVVNDPTEGAVNRVMRLRSAGSTLLSASIPIPAIPDGGRGTVHFRFCTVDQNHDHRWGLSEQAAPTSSTSLKVQMRSISTNPGRIEVSDASSFASAFDITPKTWYSVWLHVDNASGTTSDRFDVYVKGGDYGVPTLVKTGVKFTAGVSSALRSFYWRLAAGTEIYFDDIYVDTGHVNLSDPVATDWRLVDHFDGPSPLDSWELPAPAAQSASIVTEPTGNRYLRRAASSSAAANPNAIAAKRLPFLTQVSKTLTLFFRMRLEGTNLRQSFGASASDPADAALYTENDFAPQLRFSPGGLCDLYDGPAGTESFVPASVDARPCPALQSGVWYNVWITAYNGGAASGGQTWRAFVQGAAFPRPVQLGGTYHFRKQAEMPITHFLSIAATDSGTGNQAVNIDDLHAYEGLNLANPLAPDWTPTSVELAGNSATLSYPTWHNRAFQLFESSDLASWQPLGPISEGDSSWGHLTVPIQPQKRFFRAGALSRRDFHPASWSTDFSGEELPNGLFLLGSASWAHSDGLLTLSATGSQVAGMVARPCGYALVPGDWRNTTLTVQSRTLRSSGTTQRDIVLIFGYVDETHFYYAHIAGTANGSTQNVIMKVNGTTVTPVQTPTTPPVKLTSNWQTLRVTHAATGAIAVFADTMSTPFMTAVDTAYPLGKAGFGSYDDPAEFRSVIVSGESP from the coding sequence GTGGTTTCATTGATCCCCCTTGTCGCCCGAGGGACCAAACACCGGACCGCCAGAAACGCCGCGCTGATTGCGGTGGCGATGGCGGCTGTCTCCTTCTCGGCCCCCGTTTCACACGCCGCTCTCAGCAACCCGCAGCCTGTCATCCTCCCCTCCGGCATGAGCGTGGAGCTGAAGTCGTGGCTCACCATTCCGGCGAGCAGTAGCTCCACGCCCAAGGCTCGGATCAACCATCTCAAGCCCTGCCCCGGGGATTCCCGGCTCTACTGCAACGACCTGCGGGGCAAGCTCTGGGTGATCGCCAGCACGAGCGCCACCTCGGCCAGCCAGTTCCTCGATCTCTCCGCGCACTTCCCCGGCTTCATCCATACGCCGGGGCTGGGCACAGGCTTCGCTTCCTTCGCCTTCCATCCGGAGTTCCGGCAGGCAGGGGCACCCGGCTTCGGGAAGTTCTACACCGCGCACAGCGAGAATGCCGGCAGCAGCGTGCCGGACTTCGTGGCACCGGGAACGGACGACCTCTCCCAGATGGGGATCGTCACCGAGTGGACGATGAGCAATCCGGCGGCGAACTCGATCACGACGTCCCCGGCGAACTTCACCAAGCGCGAGCTCCTGCGGATCGGCTTCCCCTATAACTTCCACGATGTGCAGGAGATCGAGTTCGATCCCACCGCCACACCGGGCGAGGAGAACTACGGCTGCCTCTTCATCTGCTTCGGCGACGGCGGATCCATCGTGCTGGATCAGCCGGGGAACATCGGCCGGATCGATTCCCCGCTCGGGGCGATCCACCGCATCACACCGGTGCTGGCGAGCGGGCAGAGCGCGGCGAACTTCACTCTCTCGGCAAACGGGAAGTATTACATCCCCTCCGGCGCGACGAATACAAACCCCTTCGTAAGCGCCGCCGATCCCACCCCGGGCGACGGCTTCCCGGTCGTGCGCGAGCTCTATGCCTATGGCTTCCGGAATCCGCACCGCATCTCCTGGGACCGCGGCGGTAGCGGGAAGATGTTCTGCGGGAACATCGGGGAGAGCACCATCGAGGAGATCGAGGTGGTCACGAAGGGCACGCATCACGGCTGGCCGCAGCGCGAGGGCGCCTACCTCTTCGACCACACGGACAAGACCCATGTCTATCCCCTGCCCGGCTCCGATCCCGTGCCCTACGTTTATCCGGTCAGCCAGTACGACCACTCGGAAGGCCGTGCCGCGGTAGCGGGAGGCTTCGTGTATCGCGGCAGTGCCATCCCCGGGCTAAAGGGCTACTATGTCTGCGGAGACATCGTGAGCGGCGACCTGCTGGTACTGCCGGAGTCCGCCATGAACCTGGCCCCCTCCACCGGCACCGGAGATACCCCCGCCCCGCCGAAGCTGCTCGGCGTGGAAACGAACGGGGTGGCCACCAGCTTCCGCTCGATGCTCGGCACCAGCCGGGCGGATCTGCGCGTGGGGCAGGACAGCGCGGGAGAGCTGTATCTCCTCTCCAAGCAGAACGGCACCATCCACCGCGTGCTCCCGGATACCACGCAGGGGAATACGCCGCCGTGGGGAGATCACGATGACTGGGCGATCCTCGGGAACATGGAGAGCGGCCAGCTCCCGGCGATGAGCCTCTCCAGCACCGGCAGTTCCGTGCAGGTGGTGAACGATCCCACGGAAGGCGCGGTGAACCGCGTGATGCGCCTGCGCTCCGCAGGCAGCACCCTGCTGAGCGCGAGCATTCCCATCCCGGCGATACCGGATGGCGGGCGCGGCACGGTCCACTTCCGCTTCTGCACCGTGGACCAGAACCACGACCACCGCTGGGGCTTGAGCGAACAAGCGGCACCGACCAGCTCCACGAGTCTGAAGGTGCAGATGCGCTCGATCTCCACCAATCCGGGCCGGATCGAAGTGAGCGATGCCAGCAGCTTCGCCTCCGCCTTCGATATCACGCCGAAGACCTGGTACTCCGTCTGGCTGCATGTGGACAATGCCAGCGGCACCACGAGCGACCGCTTCGACGTGTATGTGAAGGGCGGCGACTACGGCGTGCCCACGCTGGTAAAGACCGGGGTGAAGTTCACTGCCGGAGTTTCCTCCGCACTGCGAAGCTTCTACTGGCGGCTCGCTGCGGGGACGGAGATCTACTTCGACGACATCTATGTGGATACCGGCCATGTGAATCTCTCCGACCCGGTCGCAACAGATTGGCGCTTGGTCGATCATTTCGACGGGCCTTCTCCTCTCGATAGCTGGGAACTCCCGGCACCCGCCGCACAATCGGCCAGCATCGTGACGGAACCCACGGGCAATCGCTACCTGCGGCGCGCCGCCTCCTCGTCCGCGGCGGCGAATCCGAATGCCATCGCGGCGAAACGCCTGCCCTTCCTTACCCAGGTCAGCAAGACGCTCACCCTCTTCTTCCGCATGCGCCTGGAGGGCACGAACCTCCGGCAGAGCTTCGGGGCCAGTGCCTCCGATCCAGCGGATGCCGCGCTCTACACGGAGAACGACTTCGCCCCGCAACTGCGATTCTCGCCCGGGGGACTCTGCGATCTCTATGACGGTCCCGCAGGTACGGAGTCCTTCGTACCTGCCAGCGTGGACGCGCGGCCCTGCCCTGCCTTGCAGAGCGGCGTGTGGTACAACGTGTGGATCACCGCCTACAATGGAGGCGCGGCTTCCGGCGGACAGACATGGCGGGCCTTCGTTCAGGGCGCAGCCTTTCCCCGCCCGGTTCAACTAGGTGGCACCTATCACTTCCGCAAACAGGCGGAGATGCCCATCACCCACTTCCTCTCCATCGCGGCCACGGACAGCGGCACCGGGAATCAAGCGGTGAACATCGACGATCTGCACGCCTACGAGGGATTGAATCTGGCGAACCCGCTTGCGCCCGATTGGACACCCACCTCTGTGGAACTCGCGGGGAATAGCGCCACCCTTTCCTACCCCACTTGGCACAATCGCGCCTTCCAGCTCTTCGAGTCCTCCGATCTCGCGTCGTGGCAGCCACTGGGCCCGATCTCCGAAGGCGATAGCTCCTGGGGACACCTCACCGTGCCCATCCAGCCGCAGAAGCGCTTCTTCCGCGCCGGGGCGCTCTCGCGCCGCGACTTCCACCCCGCGAGCTGGAGCACGGACTTCAGCGGGGAGGAACTGCCGAACGGGCTCTTCCTGCTGGGCTCCGCGAGCTGGGCCCATAGCGATGGTCTGCTGACCCTGAGCGCCACCGGCTCACAGGTGGCAGGAATGGTGGCACGCCCCTGCGGCTATGCGCTCGTCCCCGGAGACTGGCGTAATACCACGCTCACCGTGCAGTCCCGCACCCTGCGCTCCTCCGGCACCACCCAGCGGGATATCGTGCTGATCTTCGGCTATGTGGATGAGACGCACTTCTACTATGCCCACATCGCCGGCACTGCGAATGGCAGCACCCAGAATGTCATCATGAAGGTGAATGGCACTACAGTTACGCCGGTGCAGACCCCCACCACACCGCCGGTGAAACTCACCTCGAATTGGCAGACCTTGCGGGTGACACATGCCGCCACCGGAGCCATCGCCGTGTTCGCGGACACTATGAGCACGCCCTTCATGACTGCGGTGGATACAGCCTATCCGCTCGGGAAAGCAGGCTTCGGCAGCTACGATGACCCGGCGGAATTCCGCTCCGTGATCGTCAGCGGGGAGAGTCCGTGA
- a CDS encoding DoxX family protein, whose translation MSPKVTYLVARFLIASIIVGLGAEHLLAATQIPADRPGPSVPWMLFRGFQTLAGIAIMLGIQSGRLSLLMAVTIMVDAFTTHSFWRYQGSALHDHLLHFLKNLSVVGGLLLVSWIESSRPHPVEIEDHDDVPGDVTASGEKHH comes from the coding sequence ATGAGTCCAAAGGTCACGTACCTCGTGGCGAGATTCCTGATCGCCAGCATCATCGTCGGCCTTGGCGCCGAGCACTTGCTCGCAGCCACGCAGATCCCGGCGGACCGCCCGGGGCCGAGCGTGCCGTGGATGCTCTTCCGTGGCTTCCAGACCCTGGCCGGGATCGCGATCATGCTCGGCATCCAATCGGGCAGGCTTTCCTTGCTCATGGCGGTGACCATCATGGTCGATGCCTTCACCACGCATTCCTTCTGGCGATACCAGGGGAGCGCGCTCCATGACCACCTCCTGCACTTCCTGAAGAACCTCTCCGTGGTCGGCGGTCTGCTTCTCGTATCCTGGATCGAGAGCAGCAGGCCTCATCCCGTGGAGATCGAGGACCACGACGATGTCCCGGGAGATGTCACCGCCAGCGGCGAGAAGCATCACTAG
- a CDS encoding GNAT family N-acetyltransferase, with the protein MTETAAYLVRHASEHDAVRIAEIHVETWRAAYRGLIPDDYLAGLDVHGRAIMWRSIIGKPTGTVLVAVRGERIVGFCSSLRSRDSAAPPEIGEIAAIYVEPAGWGRGIGRKLMQAALDHAAGHGFVAVTLWVLSTNERAKRFYAQAGFSPDGAEQDNKRLGFPIHEIRYRKDL; encoded by the coding sequence ATGACGGAAACCGCCGCCTACCTCGTACGCCATGCATCGGAGCACGATGCCGTCCGCATCGCCGAGATCCACGTGGAGACATGGCGAGCTGCCTATCGCGGGCTGATCCCGGACGATTACCTCGCCGGGCTCGATGTTCATGGGCGTGCGATCATGTGGCGCTCGATCATCGGGAAGCCGACCGGGACGGTGCTGGTGGCGGTGCGGGGCGAGCGGATCGTCGGCTTCTGTTCCTCCCTGCGCTCCCGTGATAGCGCGGCGCCGCCTGAGATCGGGGAGATCGCCGCCATCTATGTGGAGCCTGCCGGATGGGGCAGGGGGATCGGTCGCAAGCTCATGCAGGCCGCGCTGGATCACGCCGCCGGCCATGGCTTCGTGGCCGTGACCCTGTGGGTGCTCTCGACGAACGAAAGGGCGAAGCGCTTCTACGCCCAGGCTGGCTTCAGTCCCGACGGTGCCGAGCAGGATAACAAGCGGCTGGGTTTCCCCATCCATGAGATCCGCTATCGCAAGGATCTCTAG
- the nadD gene encoding nicotinate (nicotinamide) nucleotide adenylyltransferase, whose translation MSARRIALFGGTFDPIHEGHLRIAVEAQRLFALDEVRFLPCQVSPHKVGVLTAPAEERLEMVRLAIAGLPWATVDSYDLFRPQPAYSWQTAEEMARREPEAKLFWLMGYDQWTALPRWQHPERLAAQVDFLVSSRAGIPEPHPQWRMQSLAVDHPASSTAIRQAIAAGETGPWLPPAVAAYIAARGLYKG comes from the coding sequence ATGAGCGCACGGCGGATCGCCCTCTTCGGCGGCACCTTCGATCCGATTCACGAGGGTCACCTGCGGATCGCGGTGGAGGCGCAGCGGCTGTTCGCGCTGGATGAGGTGCGCTTCCTGCCCTGCCAGGTTTCCCCGCACAAGGTCGGGGTGCTCACCGCGCCTGCGGAGGAGCGCTTGGAGATGGTGCGGCTGGCGATTGCCGGGCTGCCGTGGGCCACGGTGGATTCCTACGATCTCTTCCGCCCGCAGCCGGCCTACTCCTGGCAGACGGCGGAGGAAATGGCGCGGCGCGAGCCGGAGGCGAAGCTCTTCTGGCTGATGGGCTACGACCAGTGGACCGCCCTGCCGCGCTGGCAGCACCCGGAGCGTCTGGCAGCGCAGGTGGACTTCCTCGTCTCCTCCCGTGCCGGCATCCCGGAGCCGCACCCGCAGTGGCGGATGCAGTCGCTCGCGGTGGATCACCCCGCCTCCTCGACCGCGATCCGGCAAGCAATTGCCGCCGGGGAAACGGGCCCGTGGTTGCCGCCAGCAGTCGCCGCCTACATCGCCGCGCGGGGCCTGTATAAAGGTTGA